A genomic stretch from Methanobrevibacter arboriphilus JCM 13429 = DSM 1125 includes:
- a CDS encoding beta-ribofuranosylaminobenzene 5'-phosphate synthase produces the protein MIIKTPSRLHMTLIDLNGSYGRADGGIGLTINKPNFTLRCDYSESGISIDFNEKITDEEIRKEAFKKISMSAEKVISKYNFDEGFHFTVEEAYPPHSGLGSGTQMSLATAKLICEFNEKKVDSIQLGSILGRGGSSGIGMGAFDYGGFVVDGGHDLKDKGGSVLPSSVNPAKPPQLIGRYDFPEDWEIVVAISDADTTVTGMKEDDIFEKYCPVPKNDVEKLSHIIFMNLIPFLLEKNIESVGDSINIIQKLGFKNIEVSRQSQNVRDLMDNMRQFGAYGVGMSSFGPAIYGLIDKHNQDVFKATQDYLGDDGIVFKTKAQNHGFEIEK, from the coding sequence ATGATTATTAAAACTCCATCTAGACTACACATGACCCTAATTGATTTAAATGGTTCTTATGGTCGGGCAGATGGTGGTATTGGTTTAACCATAAATAAACCTAATTTTACTCTTCGTTGTGATTATTCAGAAAGTGGAATTTCCATTGATTTTAATGAAAAAATTACTGATGAAGAAATAAGAAAAGAAGCTTTTAAGAAAATTAGTATGTCTGCAGAAAAAGTAATTTCAAAATATAATTTCGATGAAGGTTTTCATTTTACTGTTGAAGAGGCATATCCTCCACATTCTGGTTTAGGATCTGGAACACAAATGTCTTTAGCTACAGCAAAACTCATCTGTGAATTTAATGAAAAAAAAGTTGATAGTATACAACTTGGAAGTATTCTTGGAAGAGGTGGAAGTTCTGGTATTGGAATGGGTGCATTTGATTATGGAGGATTTGTTGTAGATGGAGGGCATGACTTAAAAGATAAAGGAGGATCTGTTTTACCATCATCAGTTAATCCAGCTAAACCACCTCAACTGATTGGCCGTTATGATTTTCCAGAAGATTGGGAAATTGTTGTAGCTATATCTGATGCTGATACAACAGTTACGGGTATGAAGGAAGATGATATTTTTGAAAAATACTGTCCAGTTCCTAAAAATGATGTTGAAAAGTTATCTCATATCATATTTATGAACCTTATTCCATTTCTTTTAGAAAAAAACATTGAATCAGTTGGAGATTCAATTAATATTATTCAAAAACTTGGCTTTAAAAACATTGAAGTTTCTCGCCAGTCTCAAAATGTTAGAGATTTAATGGATAATATGAGACAATTTGGGGCCTATGGTGTGGGAATGAGTTCTTTTGGTCCAGCTATTTATGGATTAATTGATAAACATAATCAAGACGTTTTTAAAGCAACTCAAGACTATCTTGGCGATGATGGTATTGTTTTTAAAACAAAAGCTCAAAATCATGGATTTGAAATTGAAAAATAG
- the tes gene encoding tetraether lipid synthase Tes: MFIKKTMSLCPTCFKPVEAEVYEKDGKVWIKKECPEHGSFDNTYWTNAELYKRVDGYKPSIKPINNPQVDLMSNEEGLGCPNNCGICSDHETATVLGLIDVTNRCNLKCPVCFANAAVSKKLYEPTFEEIRQMLKNLRSLDPAPTPAIQYAGGEPTVRKDIVELVKLAIEEGFSHTQIATNGLRLARKESLAQELADAGLNTIYLQFDGITEEPYIYNRGKNILPQKIQAIENCRKANLGVVLVPTLVKGINDDQVGDIINFAIDNIDIIHGVNFQPVSFAGRTPQDQVEEQRITIPDFIDLTSKQTDNQIKEDDFYPPSSVEPISRFIGALEGEEPSVTLNCHQHCGIATYIFIDSDKKIIPVTEFIDVDRFLEFLDENAEKIEEGGFAIKPRVLAKATREIPKVLDRSKAPDSLDISKILVNVFKDRSYEALGDFHHNSLLISCMHFMDPFNFDENRVKKCVIHYAVPDGRIIPFCTMNSMYRQEIEEEFSVPFKKD; encoded by the coding sequence GTGTTTATTAAGAAAACAATGAGTCTATGCCCAACTTGCTTTAAACCAGTAGAAGCTGAAGTTTATGAGAAAGATGGGAAAGTTTGGATAAAAAAAGAGTGTCCTGAACATGGTAGTTTTGATAACACATATTGGACTAATGCAGAATTATATAAAAGAGTTGATGGTTATAAACCGTCAATTAAACCAATAAATAATCCTCAAGTTGATTTAATGTCAAATGAAGAGGGTTTAGGTTGTCCAAATAATTGTGGAATCTGTTCAGATCATGAAACTGCTACAGTACTTGGCCTTATTGATGTTACAAACAGATGTAATCTTAAATGTCCTGTTTGTTTTGCTAATGCTGCGGTTTCTAAAAAACTTTATGAACCTACTTTTGAAGAAATCAGACAGATGCTAAAAAATTTACGTAGCTTAGATCCAGCACCTACTCCAGCAATACAATATGCTGGTGGAGAACCTACTGTTAGAAAGGATATTGTAGAACTTGTTAAGTTAGCTATAGAAGAAGGTTTTTCTCATACTCAGATAGCTACTAATGGTTTAAGATTAGCACGAAAAGAATCTTTAGCTCAAGAATTAGCTGATGCTGGATTAAATACTATTTATCTTCAATTTGATGGTATTACTGAGGAACCTTATATTTATAATCGTGGTAAAAATATTCTTCCTCAAAAGATTCAAGCTATTGAAAACTGTAGAAAAGCTAATCTTGGAGTTGTTTTAGTTCCAACCTTAGTTAAAGGGATTAATGATGATCAAGTAGGAGACATAATTAATTTTGCTATTGATAATATTGATATTATTCATGGAGTTAATTTCCAACCAGTGTCCTTTGCTGGTAGAACTCCTCAAGATCAAGTAGAGGAGCAGAGAATTACTATTCCTGATTTTATTGATTTAACTTCTAAACAAACTGATAATCAAATTAAAGAAGATGATTTCTATCCTCCATCTTCAGTTGAACCTATTTCTAGATTTATTGGTGCTCTTGAAGGAGAAGAACCATCTGTAACACTAAATTGTCATCAACATTGTGGTATAGCTACCTATATTTTCATTGATAGTGATAAGAAAATTATTCCAGTAACTGAGTTTATTGATGTTGATAGATTCTTAGAATTTTTAGATGAAAATGCTGAAAAAATAGAAGAGGGTGGCTTTGCTATAAAACCAAGAGTGTTAGCTAAAGCTACAAGAGAAATTCCAAAAGTTTTAGATAGAAGTAAAGCTCCAGATTCTTTAGATATATCTAAAATATTGGTTAATGTATTTAAAGACAGGTCTTATGAAGCTTTAGGTGATTTCCACCATAATTCTTTACTTATATCTTGTATGCACTTTATGGATCCTTTTAATTTTGATGAAAATAGGGTTAAAAAATGTGTAATTCATTATGCTGTTCCTGATGGTCGTATAATACCCTTCTGTACAATGAATTCAATGTATAGGCAAGAAATTGAAGAAGAGTTTTCAGTTCCATTTAAAAAGGATTGA